In Thiohalomonas denitrificans, the genomic window CGAAGCTGCGGGATATCAAGGTCGATTTCCGGGAACAGACAAAGCTCGTCCGCTATCGGCTCACTGGCAAGCGGTCGGGAAAGGAGGACCTCGTCACGCTCGTGCGCCAAGGGCTGCCTCTATCGAGTGTCGAAAAGATCCAGAAAACATTGAAATTCCGGGACGTGAAGCCGGTGCTCGAGCTGATGGGCATCTCGGTGCGCACCTATCAGCGGCGGCAAAAGGAACAGAAGCACCTCGACTCCATCGAGTCGGATCGGCTTTATCGTATCGCCAAAGTGGAAACCCGGGCTGCAGAGGTGTTCGATGATGAAGACGTGGCGATCGACTGGCTGAAATCCCCCAACCGGGCCCTGGGCGCCACTCCCATCAGCTTGTTGGACACCGAGGCGGGTCAGGAAATGGTCGAACGGGTTCTAACGCGGATAGAGCATGGGGTTTACAGCTAGTGGTCCATGCAGGAAATAGTGTAACTCTCAGCCGTTCCACAAAGTTCATAGGCAAGGCGCACGAGCGCAGGACTAGTGGGCTAATTCAAGCGAGTGCAACGCCGACTATGGGCTTTGTGGAACGGCCGGTAGGGAGCCCCTCCAAGGAGTCAATGCGGCG contains:
- the parS gene encoding type II RES/Xre toxin-antitoxin system antitoxin; this translates as MSQTETGEKSRSKRGKKPPIVIKTHRRTAPTKLRDIKVDFREQTKLVRYRLTGKRSGKEDLVTLVRQGLPLSSVEKIQKTLKFRDVKPVLELMGISVRTYQRRQKEQKHLDSIESDRLYRIAKVETRAAEVFDDEDVAIDWLKSPNRALGATPISLLDTEAGQEMVERVLTRIEHGVYS